GACGCCGATCTCCCCTCGGGCGGCGACGCGGACGGCGACACCATCACCGACGACGACGAGCTGCGGGAAGACCGCCTCGACACCGACGGCGACGGCATCGAGGACTGGCGCGACACGGACTCCGACGGCGACGGGCTGCTCGACATCGACGAGGCGGGTGACGCGCGGCTGGACACGCCGCCCATCGACTCCGACCTCGACGGCGCGCCCGACTACCGCGACACGGACTCCGACAACAACGGCTACACGGA
The sequence above is drawn from the Sandaracinaceae bacterium genome and encodes:
- a CDS encoding VWA domain-containing protein: MKISRTLISFLCVFSLLGLGMVGAGCDTGGGSRDAGAGDADLPSGGDADGDTITDDDELREDRLDTDGDGIEDWRDTDSDGDGLLDIDEAGDARLDTPPIDSDLDGAPDYRDTDSDNNGYT